Proteins encoded within one genomic window of Streptomyces kaniharaensis:
- a CDS encoding response regulator, producing MTIRVMLVDDQELLRTGFRMILQSQGDIEIAAEAGDGAQALELLRHTPVDVILMDVRMPRLDGVETTRRICLAADGSPLPSAPHVLILTTFDLDEYAFAALKAGASGFLLKDVPPTELVAAIRAVHGGDAVVAPTTTRRMIDRFAEVLPTPQSAPGPDVLGPLTDREREVFLLVAQGLSNGEIAARLVLSEATVKTHVGRILAKLGLRDRVQAVVLAYEGGLIRAGAAD from the coding sequence TTGACCATCCGCGTGATGCTCGTCGACGACCAGGAACTGCTGCGCACCGGCTTCCGGATGATCCTGCAGTCGCAGGGCGACATCGAGATCGCCGCCGAGGCCGGCGACGGCGCCCAGGCCCTGGAGCTGCTGCGGCACACCCCGGTCGACGTGATCCTCATGGACGTCCGGATGCCGCGGCTGGACGGGGTGGAGACCACCCGCCGGATCTGCCTCGCCGCGGACGGCAGCCCGCTGCCGAGCGCCCCGCACGTGCTCATCCTCACCACCTTCGACCTCGACGAGTACGCCTTCGCCGCGCTCAAGGCCGGCGCCAGCGGCTTCCTGCTCAAGGACGTGCCGCCGACCGAGCTGGTGGCCGCGATCCGCGCGGTGCACGGCGGGGACGCGGTGGTCGCGCCGACCACCACCCGCCGCATGATCGACCGCTTCGCCGAGGTGCTGCCCACCCCGCAGAGCGCCCCCGGCCCGGACGTCCTCGGCCCGCTCACCGACCGCGAGCGGGAGGTGTTCCTGCTCGTCGCCCAGGGGCTGTCGAACGGTGAGATCGCCGCCCGGCTGGTGCTCTCCGAGGCCACCGTGAAGACGCACGTCGGCCGGATCCTGGCCAAGCTCGGCCTGCGCGACCGGGTCCAGGCCGTGGTGCTCGCCTACGAGGGCGGCCTGATCCGGGCCGGGGCGGCGGACTGA
- a CDS encoding sensor histidine kinase has product MHRLNAWLRRHPMVVDAAWAAIVLFFGLVGSDNFVSGWKLEAQISIAVLLPALMVFRRRFPDVTVTAAVAIGLGQVAADVDPASSSIAYLVFAYTGAAFGRTWTSRLALAAGLVAGPLAFWRIHPVKTHIADDGVTAVSNPYTAGEAALIMLLMSTPFILCWAWGRLTRVRRAYLTELEDRAARLERERDAQAKVAVAAERARIARELHDVVAHNVSVMIVQADGAAYVLDNSPQQAKEALGTIASTGRQALVEMRRLLGVLRTSDTAEEYVPQPGVEELPELLEQVRTAGLKVDYATSGHPRELPRGVELTVYRIVQEALTNVRKHGGPDVHARVAVDFGERELAVLVEDDGRGSTDEQLAGGGADGLGHGLIGMRERVGMVSGSLDVGPRPGGGFRIRAVLPLKAAH; this is encoded by the coding sequence GTGCATCGACTCAACGCCTGGCTCCGCCGTCACCCCATGGTGGTCGACGCCGCCTGGGCGGCGATCGTGCTGTTCTTCGGGCTGGTGGGGAGCGACAACTTCGTCTCGGGCTGGAAGCTCGAGGCGCAGATCTCGATCGCGGTGCTGCTGCCCGCGCTGATGGTCTTCCGCCGGCGCTTCCCCGACGTCACCGTGACCGCGGCCGTGGCGATCGGCCTCGGCCAGGTCGCCGCCGACGTCGACCCGGCGTCCTCCTCCATCGCCTACCTGGTGTTCGCCTACACCGGCGCCGCGTTCGGCCGGACCTGGACGTCCCGGCTCGCGCTGGCGGCCGGCCTGGTCGCCGGACCGCTGGCCTTCTGGCGGATACACCCCGTCAAGACGCACATCGCGGACGACGGCGTCACCGCCGTCTCGAACCCGTACACCGCGGGCGAGGCGGCGCTCATCATGCTGCTGATGAGCACGCCGTTCATCCTCTGCTGGGCCTGGGGCCGGCTGACCAGGGTGCGCCGCGCCTACCTGACCGAGCTGGAGGACCGCGCCGCCCGGCTGGAGCGCGAGCGCGACGCCCAGGCCAAGGTGGCGGTCGCCGCCGAGCGCGCCCGGATCGCCCGCGAGCTGCACGACGTGGTCGCCCACAACGTCTCGGTCATGATCGTCCAGGCCGACGGCGCCGCGTACGTCCTCGACAACTCGCCCCAGCAGGCGAAGGAGGCGCTCGGCACGATCGCCTCCACGGGCCGGCAGGCCCTGGTCGAGATGCGCCGGCTGCTGGGCGTGCTGCGCACCTCCGACACCGCCGAGGAGTACGTGCCGCAGCCGGGCGTCGAGGAGCTGCCCGAACTGCTGGAGCAGGTCCGCACCGCCGGCCTCAAGGTGGACTACGCGACCTCCGGGCACCCGCGCGAGCTGCCGCGCGGCGTCGAGCTGACGGTCTACCGGATCGTCCAGGAGGCGCTCACCAACGTCCGCAAGCACGGCGGCCCCGACGTGCACGCCCGGGTCGCGGTCGACTTCGGCGAGCGCGAACTCGCCGTCCTGGTCGAGGACGACGGCCGCGGCAGCACCGACGAACAGCTCGCCGGCGGCGGCGCGGACGGCCTCGGCCACGGCCTGATCGGCATGCGCGAGCGGGTCGGCATGGTCAGCGGCAGCCTCGACGTCGGCCCCCGCCCCGGCGGCGGCTTCCGGATCCGCGCCGTCCTCCCGCTCAAGGCGGCCCACTAG
- a CDS encoding SAM-dependent methyltransferase yields MSWMRWAAAMNQALYDPDGGFYRRPEGPAGHFRTSVHASPRFARAVARLLLEVDAALGRPEELAFVDVGAGRGELLTGVLAAVPEDVRARLRPYGVEIADRPAGLPSTALWTDEVPRGVTGLLFANEWLDNVPLDAGEADENGVLRYVEVDTATGCQRLGEPVSEADAAWAARWWPAGRPGDLVEFGGTRDAAWAHAVAGLERGLAVAVDYGHTADRRPPLGTFTGFRDGREVNPVPDGSCDVTAHVALDSVAVPGLHSLWTTQRAALHALGVSGARPPLSLASTDPTAYLRALGGAGEGAELTDPAGLGAFGWLVQAVRMPVPGSLESLVGWQTLGP; encoded by the coding sequence ATGAGTTGGATGCGGTGGGCGGCCGCCATGAACCAGGCCCTGTACGACCCGGACGGCGGGTTCTACCGCAGGCCGGAGGGCCCGGCGGGGCACTTTCGCACCTCGGTGCACGCCTCTCCGAGATTCGCCCGCGCGGTGGCCCGCCTGCTGCTCGAGGTTGACGCCGCCCTCGGCCGTCCGGAGGAGCTGGCCTTCGTCGACGTCGGGGCCGGCCGCGGCGAACTGCTCACCGGGGTGCTCGCCGCCGTGCCCGAGGACGTGCGCGCACGGCTGCGCCCGTACGGCGTGGAGATCGCGGACCGCCCGGCCGGCCTGCCGTCCACAGCCCTGTGGACGGACGAGGTGCCGCGGGGCGTCACCGGGCTGCTGTTCGCCAACGAGTGGCTGGACAACGTGCCGCTGGACGCCGGCGAGGCGGACGAGAACGGCGTGCTGCGCTATGTCGAGGTGGACACCGCCACCGGCTGCCAGCGGCTCGGCGAGCCGGTCTCCGAGGCCGACGCCGCCTGGGCCGCCCGCTGGTGGCCGGCCGGGCGCCCCGGGGACCTGGTGGAGTTCGGCGGCACGCGGGACGCCGCCTGGGCGCACGCCGTCGCCGGGCTGGAGCGCGGTCTGGCCGTCGCCGTCGACTACGGGCACACCGCCGACCGGCGCCCGCCGCTCGGCACCTTCACCGGCTTCCGGGACGGCCGCGAGGTGAACCCGGTGCCGGACGGCTCCTGCGACGTCACCGCGCACGTGGCGCTGGACTCCGTCGCCGTCCCCGGTCTCCACAGCCTGTGGACGACGCAGCGGGCAGCCCTGCACGCCCTCGGCGTGAGCGGCGCCCGCCCGCCGCTCTCCCTCGCCTCCACCGACCCGACGGCCTACCTGCGGGCGCTCGGCGGCGCCGGCGAGGGCGCCGAGCTCACCGACCCGGCCGGGCTCGGCGCCTTCGGCTGGCTCGTCCAGGCCGTCCGCATGCCGGTACCGGGAAGCTTGGAATCCCTGGTGGGATGGCAGACTCTGGGTCCATGA
- a CDS encoding NADH-quinone oxidoreductase subunit D — MRETTVGIGAGAENFTGEGGTTDMVLNIGPQHPATHGVLRLKLVLDGERIVTAEPVIGYMHRGAEKLFEARDYRQIIMLANRHDWLSAFANELGVVLGVERMLGMEVPERAVWIRTLLAELNRVLNHLMFLGSYPLELGGITPIFHAFTGREDLQHVLEEASGGRMHYMFNRVGGLKEDLPAGWLGRVRTAVATVRSQLPVFEELVLGNEIFRARTAGVGVLTRAQAEAYGVSGPIARASGLDFDLRRDEPYLAYGSEELRQVLTVVTREEGDCLARFECLLEQTTNSLDLADACLDKLATLAPGPVNLRLPKVLKAPEGSTYAWTENPLGINGYYLVSRGDKTPWRLKLRSASFNNIQALTELLPGTLVADMVAILGSMFFVVGDIDK; from the coding sequence ATGAGGGAGACCACGGTCGGCATCGGGGCGGGAGCCGAGAACTTCACGGGCGAGGGGGGCACCACCGACATGGTGCTCAACATCGGCCCGCAGCACCCCGCGACGCACGGCGTGCTGCGCCTGAAGCTGGTGCTCGACGGCGAGCGGATCGTCACCGCCGAGCCGGTCATCGGGTACATGCACCGGGGCGCGGAGAAGCTGTTCGAGGCCCGCGACTACCGGCAGATCATCATGCTGGCCAACCGGCACGACTGGCTCTCCGCCTTCGCCAACGAGCTCGGCGTGGTGCTCGGCGTCGAGCGGATGCTCGGCATGGAGGTCCCCGAGCGGGCGGTGTGGATCCGCACCCTGCTCGCCGAGCTCAACCGGGTGCTCAACCACCTGATGTTCCTCGGCTCCTACCCGCTGGAGCTCGGCGGCATCACCCCGATCTTCCACGCGTTCACCGGCCGCGAGGACCTCCAGCACGTCCTGGAGGAGGCCTCCGGCGGCCGGATGCACTACATGTTCAACCGGGTCGGCGGCCTCAAGGAGGACCTGCCGGCCGGCTGGCTCGGCCGGGTCCGCACCGCCGTCGCCACCGTCCGCTCCCAGCTGCCGGTCTTCGAGGAGCTCGTCCTCGGCAACGAGATCTTCCGCGCCCGCACGGCCGGTGTCGGCGTCCTCACCAGGGCGCAGGCCGAGGCGTACGGCGTCAGCGGCCCGATCGCCCGCGCCAGCGGGCTCGACTTCGACCTGCGCCGCGACGAGCCCTACCTCGCGTACGGCTCCGAGGAGCTGCGGCAGGTGCTCACCGTGGTCACCCGCGAGGAGGGCGACTGCCTGGCCCGCTTCGAGTGCCTGCTGGAGCAGACGACCAACTCGCTGGACCTGGCCGACGCCTGCCTGGACAAGCTCGCCACGCTCGCGCCCGGCCCGGTCAACCTGCGGCTGCCCAAGGTGCTCAAGGCCCCCGAGGGCAGCACCTACGCCTGGACGGAGAACCCGCTCGGGATCAACGGCTACTACCTGGTCTCGCGCGGCGACAAGACGCCGTGGCGGCTCAAGCTGCGCTCGGCGTCCTTCAACAACATCCAGGCGCTGACCGAGCTGCTGCCGGGCACGCTGGTCGCCGACATGGTGGCGATCCTGGGGTCGATGTTCTTCGTCGTCGGCGACATCGACAAGTAG
- a CDS encoding glycerophosphodiester phosphodiesterase encodes MTASPRAARTAVLAALAVLAAGCAAAEPGLRARAETAPPLCGSPMVIGHRGSPQNAPENTMASFETALRQGADWLETDVQTTRDGVPVLMHDATVDRTTNGKGAIGDLTAAQIAALRVTIGPGPAEPVPTLAQLLKRVAGSNATLLMEIKWQRRPEDVTRIARLAAASGARIVLYSFSADHLRLAHAAAPALPVVLIQGSGLAENPGDLPLHGIALEASLASASRIAAERKAGREVYVWTLDDEESWQRMTARDADGLITDTPGPARRWVDANCRTARPVGPRGN; translated from the coding sequence GTGACCGCCTCGCCCCGCGCCGCCCGGACCGCCGTCCTCGCCGCCCTCGCGGTCCTGGCCGCCGGATGTGCCGCCGCCGAGCCCGGCCTGCGGGCCCGGGCGGAGACCGCGCCGCCGCTGTGCGGGTCGCCGATGGTGATCGGCCACCGGGGCTCCCCGCAGAACGCCCCCGAGAACACCATGGCCTCCTTCGAGACCGCGCTCCGGCAGGGCGCGGACTGGCTGGAGACCGACGTGCAGACCACCCGCGACGGCGTCCCGGTGCTGATGCACGACGCCACCGTGGACCGCACCACCAACGGCAAGGGCGCGATCGGTGACCTGACCGCTGCTCAGATCGCCGCCCTCCGGGTGACGATCGGCCCGGGCCCCGCCGAGCCCGTGCCCACCCTGGCGCAGCTGCTCAAGCGGGTGGCCGGCAGCAACGCCACCCTGCTGATGGAGATCAAGTGGCAGCGCCGGCCCGAGGACGTCACCCGGATCGCCAGGCTCGCGGCCGCCAGCGGTGCCCGGATCGTCCTCTACTCGTTCTCCGCCGACCACCTGCGCCTGGCCCACGCGGCCGCGCCCGCGCTGCCCGTCGTCCTCATCCAGGGCTCGGGGCTGGCCGAGAACCCCGGCGACCTGCCGCTGCACGGCATCGCCCTGGAGGCCTCCCTGGCCAGCGCCTCCCGGATCGCCGCGGAGCGCAAGGCCGGGCGCGAGGTGTACGTGTGGACCCTCGACGACGAGGAGTCCTGGCAGCGGATGACCGCCCGCGACGCCGACGGCCTGATCACCGACACCCCGGGCCCGGCCCGCCGCTGGGTGGACGCCAACTGCCGCACCGCCCGCCCGGTGGGCCCGCGCGGGAACTGA